TTCTGACTGACCAGTCCAATACCATGCGTTGGGAAATATTTTTTATTTCCCAAAATTGTTACCAGGTAATAAATTATCTAATCACAAAAACCCAAGGGGTAGTCGAGTTGACCATCCCCATTATTAGCGGGAATAGATATTATCGTTGTTTTTTCATTTCGCTATGCCTGTTTTTATGCCAAAAACCCTAGTTTAAACCCTATTTTTTCAGGTTGTATTTTGCGGTAAAGGGTTTTATATTAACCGCTATTTACAACCTCAAAAAATCGCATATTTTTTTATTTTCGCTGTTTAAATTCGTCGATATTGTCTAATAAACAAGCAAAAACAGCCGAAAAAGTATTTGTACATTTTGCTTATTCGTGATTGCTTGTTGTTGCTTGTTTTTTCTCTTGTTTATAATGATAAAAATAATGATTTTACCACAAAAAAAGCAGGGTTAAGGGTATCATACCTACCTGTGACAAAAAACCTGCTGTAGGGCTTGCTATGCGGTCTAGAGGGAAACAATTTCCCTTCCTGTTTTAGAACGGTTTTAAAGGTAGATTACCTAACATTAGAAAACGCCTGGCAACAGTTTTGTTCATTATATTTATGCATTGATTCTGCATATTTAAAACATATATTCATGCATAAAACCAACAGCCAGGCATATGATTTTGCCTGTTTTTGTATCGTAGAATGTGGACATTTTGCTTGTTTTCGTCCACGCTGTTGTTTATTATGTCCGATAACACAGCTTATGTTAAATTGCTCTATACCTGGTATACAGAGTCACGAAGGGGTTTGTTGTTAACTTAGGTTGTTATTATGTTAACAATACCTGTTAAAAGCCAGGGGGTATGTTTTGAGAATCCAAAGCCGGGTACCTGGCACGACAGGCGACGGTATTGTGTACGGTGAAGGTGTTTGTAGTGATTTTCCCTTTGTTTTTCCGTCATTCAGCAGATTTTTCATTGCAGGTTTTTCCAGGTATATTTCCATTGTGTATTTACATATGGTATAATATTGCGCAAGGAGGGAAAAAGGTCAGCCTATCAGCAAAATCACATATATGTGCAATAGGTCGCTTCTGCTTCCCAAGCCGAGTGCCGCGGGTTCGAGTCCCGTCGCCCGCTCCAGTAAAATCAAGGCCTCGCGGGTTTGCGGGGCCTAAAAAATTCCTTTTGGCGTGCAACCGGCGTGCAACGCAAAAAAGACTGTCAAAATGACGGTCTCATAGTGTAGACAAAACCCGCTTACAAGCCAAACAGCAAGTAAGCGGGTTTTTGTATATCTCAATCTATTTTTCTCTTTGTCGCCAGTCTGGCCTTCAACCATCGGGTTGAAGGCCTTTGTATTCGGCTATACCGTTTTTATCCATGCCCCAATTAGGGAGACATTTTTATCAGGCGCGAGATTTATCTGTAATATCACCTTATTTTACTCCGACGAATATTATGTATTAGCAAAAAAATATATTTGAGGAGGGAAAAAAGTGAAATTTCCCAAAAACAAAGGATTTGATCTGGCATGTGGCGTGGTTATAACAATAGTTCTTGATACGGTATTACATGATAAGCTTGTAACTTTGACCGGAACATTTCTGGGTGAAATACAAGAAAAACATCATGACAGGAGAGGCGATAACTTTCATGAATTCATATTGATTCAGTTAGCATGTCCTTTTTGTGAACGGGGCGGGCTTGAAATTCCCGAAGGCACGCTTTGCTTAATAAATGTAGATCAAATTCTGTTTATTATTCCCGGCATGAAATGCAACGATAAAAAGCATGATGACATTTGTGACGAGAAGGACCACGACAAAAAGCACATCATCAACATAAGCTGCAATCGTGAGGATAATAAGAAGGACAATAGCAAATGGGATGACAAATAATAGTGTTTTACTATATAGGCCCTGGTTTTCCAGGGTTTCGTTTTATGTTCGCCTGGCCAGCGTCTTGGTTCTATCGGTTTGGCGTCTTTGTAACATTATGGTTTTATGTTGCATAAAATATAATAGAATTATCAAGGAGGTGTTTTAATGGAAGATAATAGCAATCGCGGCCAGACCCATGTTCATGAATTTGAAGGGAGCACCTTTATCGCCGAAGAAGAGGAAGAGCCGCATAATCACCGTTTTGCCGGGGTAACAAGTGAAGTAATACCGTTTGGAGACAGTCACGTACACGAAGTATCAACAAATACCGACTTTTTTGAGGATCACCATCACGAAGTAGGAGTTAGGACGGGTCCTGCAATCCCGGTAGGTCCTAATAAACATGTCCATTTCGTATATGGCAAAACCACCGTAGAAGATAGACATTTTCATAAATTTGTATTTGCTACTCAAATTGAAGATCCCCTCGTATGGGATGACTAGTTGTTATTAAGCGCCCTCGAAAGGAGGGCGCTTCCTCGATTCTATTGAGCATTTTGATGGGCTCTTCCGTTTGTTCTGGCTTTTTTCGCAATTGCCTGTTCTCCGCGCCTGATAGCTTCCCGAATCATAGAGCCTATTTCACCCGTGGTAACATCGCTCCAATCACCGTCGGCGACCTTATCACCAAAGCCTAAAACCAAGGTCATGACAGTTTGGTGACTAGACGAAATACTCTGTCTTCGCCTCAGGGAAATAGGCGGCTACCTGGCGCTGCATGAAGGTTTTTACGGCCTGCATAACCTCGGCGGTATACACATACTTTCCATAGCCAAACTGGCCGAATTTAAACTTGCGGTCTTGTTCATTGAGAGGCAGGGTGGTTTGGGGAAATATCTCCAGAATATTTGCTTTGGCCCGGGTGGTGAACCGGTGGCTGATAAACTCAAACGTAACGTCTTTCCGGGCGTCAAGGGGCAGCTGGGCGTCAAGGGCAGAAAACATTGCCTGATAATCCTGCTCCCAGCCCGGATAAACGAAGATCGGCGCAACAATAAACCCTAGCGGGTAGCCGGCCCGGGCGACCTTCGCCGCCGCTTCCACCCTTTCGGCCATTGAGGCCGTGCGGTGTTCATAGCGGTCGATAATGGCCGCCGCATTAAGACTGAATCTAAAGCGCGTGTGCCCGTTATGGTCGGCGTTTAACAGCGATTCGACCTGGCTGTACTTGGTAACAAACCGAAACCGCCCTAACTCCTGCCGGCCGAAAAACTCAATGGTCCGCTTGAGGGCTCCGGTAAGGTATTCCGTCGGGACAGGGTCGGAGGTAGCTGAACCCTCAAAAACGGTAATTTCCGGCGCCCGCTCGTTAATATACGCCTGCGCTTGATCGAGGATTTCCTCGATATTGACATAAACGCGCAAGTACGGTTTTTTGCCTAGCGTCGTGGCAAGATAACAATATTCGCACATGCCGGGACAACTGGTTGCCAGCGGGAGCTGATAGTGGGCCGAAGGCTTGCAGGTGGCAAAGCTGCCGCTTTTTCTGACGCCGATAACTAATGTCTCTTTGGCCTCACGGTAACCCTCCCGGACTGTCTTACCCGGGATACCCGTTACGCGGTTGTGCGACGCCGTCATACGCGCCTCAATGTCTTTTTGACGGAAAAAGTCATATAACCGGCGCCCCAAACTATAGTCCAACGCCTTAGGTTCAAAAAAAACGCGCTTGGGGAGGAAAGGCTTCAAGAGGCAGTCTCCTTTCAGCACAAGGTTTTCCATAGTATGCGCCGGCTGCGGTAAATCTTGCACCCCCGCTCATATTACCTTGCCGCGAAGAGAAGGCGCCTCGTTTAATATACTTAATGGATGGCCTTCTTTTTAAATCTCCCGCCCATCACTTCATGGACTTCATTAATGGTGACGAAAGCATCCTCGTCGATTTCGTCGACTATTGACTTTAACTTCGATATTTCCAGCCTGGTTATTACCGAGTACAACACATTTTTGGCTTCGCCGGAATAAGCGCCCCGGCCGTGGAGAAAGGTAGCCCCCCGGCCAAGGCGGGCCATTAATGCTTCCGCAATTTCTTCCGCTTTATCTGAGACAATAATAACGCCTTTCGATTCATCCAGGCCCTCGATAGTGATGTCAATCAGCTTAAACGCTACAAAGTAAGCCACCATTGAATACATTGCCCGGTCCCAGGAAAAGACAAGGCCAGCGCTGCCCAAAATAAACACATTACAAAACATGATAATCTCGCCGACAGAAAAGCCGGTGCGCTTGTCTAAAATAATGGCGATGATTTCCGTACCGTCGAGCGAACCGCCGTAGCGGATGATTAGTCCTACGCCAATGCCCAGGATGATGCCGCCGAATACGGAGGCGAGAAACAAGTCTTGCGTTAATCCCGGGATGGGCCGAAAGAATGCTAGCCAAAAGGACAGTGAGCAAATGGAAAATAGCGTTGAGAGCGCAAACGTCCTGCCAATCTGCATATACCCGATATATAAAAACGGTAAGTTAAAAAGGATGACAAACAAACTCAGCGGCACTTGCGTCAAATGGCTGGCCATTATCGAGATGCCAATAATGCCGCCGTCAATAATTTGATTGGGGATTAAAAAGATTTCCAGACCAATGGCGGCAATGATGGCGCCGATAAACAATAATACATATTTTTTGATTATCCCTTTTATCGTTCCACCCTGTTTAGACATTGTTTTCTCCTCCAATCCACGCCCGTTGGCCTGTGATGACTCTCTTTCCGTATTTCGAGAAAGTACTGGCTGTCTCCTTTATTCTGGGTGTAAAAGTTCATTATTATATAAAGTAGGAATATATATTCGTACCCATAATTAAGTAAAGTTTGCCTAACGAATGGCGTTGTGCCCCTTCCAATTCTTTGCTATACTGTTGGCGGCAAGACCAGCATATTTCGATGCAACTTTTTTGCATCTTTTACGGGGGTAGCATGTTGGCAGACCAGCTTGTTTTATCAGATATTCTCGCCGCCAAAGAGCGGCGTCGCGCTCGCCAAGAAGCGCTGCGCGCAGAGTACGGCACGCCCATAATCAGTATTACGGTCAATATTCCCGGTCCGGTCAAGGACCGCCCGGAGGTGCGCCGCCTGTGCGACTACGCGGTCGCCGCTGTCCGGCGGCGGTGCGATGTGCTGGCGGTCAGCCGGTTGGATTTGGTCACCGGGCCGGAGGCGCTGATTGCCTTGCGTGGTGACGCTCACGCCATTAAAGATGTCTGCGTAGCGATCGAAGAAGAGGAACCGTTTGGGCGCCTGCTGGATCTCGATGTGTTTACCGCCGCCGGACAGCTCGTATCCCGTCAGGATGCGGGAAAGG
This sequence is a window from Sporolituus thermophilus DSM 23256. Protein-coding genes within it:
- the splB gene encoding spore photoproduct lyase, coding for MKPFLPKRVFFEPKALDYSLGRRLYDFFRQKDIEARMTASHNRVTGIPGKTVREGYREAKETLVIGVRKSGSFATCKPSAHYQLPLATSCPGMCEYCYLATTLGKKPYLRVYVNIEEILDQAQAYINERAPEITVFEGSATSDPVPTEYLTGALKRTIEFFGRQELGRFRFVTKYSQVESLLNADHNGHTRFRFSLNAAAIIDRYEHRTASMAERVEAAAKVARAGYPLGFIVAPIFVYPGWEQDYQAMFSALDAQLPLDARKDVTFEFISHRFTTRAKANILEIFPQTTLPLNEQDRKFKFGQFGYGKYVYTAEVMQAVKTFMQRQVAAYFPEAKTEYFV
- a CDS encoding YitT family protein, with amino-acid sequence MSKQGGTIKGIIKKYVLLFIGAIIAAIGLEIFLIPNQIIDGGIIGISIMASHLTQVPLSLFVILFNLPFLYIGYMQIGRTFALSTLFSICSLSFWLAFFRPIPGLTQDLFLASVFGGIILGIGVGLIIRYGGSLDGTEIIAIILDKRTGFSVGEIIMFCNVFILGSAGLVFSWDRAMYSMVAYFVAFKLIDITIEGLDESKGVIIVSDKAEEIAEALMARLGRGATFLHGRGAYSGEAKNVLYSVITRLEISKLKSIVDEIDEDAFVTINEVHEVMGGRFKKKAIH
- a CDS encoding YmaF family protein; translated protein: MEDNSNRGQTHVHEFEGSTFIAEEEEEPHNHRFAGVTSEVIPFGDSHVHEVSTNTDFFEDHHHEVGVRTGPAIPVGPNKHVHFVYGKTTVEDRHFHKFVFATQIEDPLVWDD